CTTCAGGTAGATCAGGATGGCCAGAAGGAACACGAGGTTCAGAACCAGCGCAACCACCGCGACAAGCCCCGCCCCCCGGTAGTAAAGCACCATGAACGCCAGCACGATCACAAGTCCGTAGAGCAGCGCCTTGCGTCCCATATCGATGGAGTCCTGTCCCAGCGACGGCCCCACCGCACGCTGCTCCATCACACGAATGGGAACGGGCAACGCGCCCGCACGGAGTACGATTGCCAGATCCGCCGCCTCTTCCGGCGTGAAGCTGCCCGTGATGCTGGCCGTACCGCCACGGATCTTGTCCTGAATCTCCGGAGCGGACTTCACCTTGTTGTCGAGCACGATGGCCATCAGCCGCCCGACATTCTCACCGGTGGTTCGGGAGAAGAGACGCTTCCCCATCCGGTTCAGATCAAAGTTCACCAGGAATCCGCCCGGAACGCTGGAATTCTGGTCGGGCTGCGCTCGGGCGTCCTTCAGAACTTCACCCGTCAACTCCGGGCGCGAATCCAGCATATAGAACCGCCGAAACTCGGTGCCCGTGCCGTCAAGGTAGGGTTCCGCGTTCCAGAGGAACTCCACATCGGACGGGATATGGCCCCGCTCAGCCAACCCCTCCAGATACTCCGTGACGCGGGACACCTCCGACTCCGTCACGGAAGCCACTTCGTTGACGGCAACCTTGCCGGAAATCGAAGAATAGAGCACCCGGGAGGACAGCGGACTTCCACTCTCCGCGAGGGGATCCGCGGAAAGAAGCGCCCCGATCCGGGAGAGCCCGCCCGCGTCGGGGGCGGCTCCCTCACCCTCGGCGCCGGAGGTGTCTGCGGGGGACGGGGCCAACCGCGCCAGTTCCCTGTCCAGATCCTCCAGAACGCGACGAGTCTCCGCGCCGGAGCGAACCATGCGGAACTCCAGCACAGCGGCCTTCCGAATGATCGACTCCGCCCGTTCAAAGTCGTCCACGCCCGCCAGTTCAACGATGATCCGCTTCTCCCCGGCCTTCTGCACGACCGGTTCGCTCACGCCGAACTCGTCAATCCGGTTCCGAATGACCTCCAGGGCGCGATCCATGAGATCTGAAGCCGATCCCTCTTCCACCTTGGAATCGTCGATTTCCAGAACGAGATGCATCCCGCCCTGGAGGTCGAGACCCAGCCGAAGGGATTCGTTCTTCATGCCCTGGAGCTCTTCTTCCGTCATGGAGGCCCGATCCTCGGCAGAGAGGCTCTGGTACTGCCATGTCGGCCACAGGAAGAACACCGCAAGGGCGACCACCCCGAGAATCAATATGACTTTCCAGC
This region of Gemmatimonadota bacterium genomic DNA includes:
- the secD gene encoding protein translocase subunit SecD, producing MNISMRWKVILILGVVALAVFFLWPTWQYQSLSAEDRASMTEEELQGMKNESLRLGLDLQGGMHLVLEIDDSKVEEGSASDLMDRALEVIRNRIDEFGVSEPVVQKAGEKRIIVELAGVDDFERAESIIRKAAVLEFRMVRSGAETRRVLEDLDRELARLAPSPADTSGAEGEGAAPDAGGLSRIGALLSADPLAESGSPLSSRVLYSSISGKVAVNEVASVTESEVSRVTEYLEGLAERGHIPSDVEFLWNAEPYLDGTGTEFRRFYMLDSRPELTGEVLKDARAQPDQNSSVPGGFLVNFDLNRMGKRLFSRTTGENVGRLMAIVLDNKVKSAPEIQDKIRGGTASITGSFTPEEAADLAIVLRAGALPVPIRVMEQRAVGPSLGQDSIDMGRKALLYGLVIVLAFMVLYYRGAGLVAVVALVLNLVFLLAILIYLKAVLTLPGIAGFVLTVGIAVDANVLIFERIREELAVGQSVRNAIGRGYDRAFRTILDANVTTLITALVLLRFGTGPIKGFAVTLSIGIIVSMFTALFVTRAILDLMTSSGRVRKLSI